One stretch of Skermanella mucosa DNA includes these proteins:
- a CDS encoding IlvD/Edd family dehydratase: MARKLPRPLRSQAWFGGDTKDGFIHRSWMKNGGLPDDAFDGRPVIGICNTFSEFTPCNAHFRGLAEQIKLGVLEAGGLPLEFPVFSCGESNLRPTAMLFRNLASMDVEEAIRGNPMDGVVLMAGCDKTTPSLLMGAASCDLPSIVISGGPMLNGKFRGADIGSGTDVWKFSEDVRAGRMPREHFMAAENGMSRSPGHCMTMGTASTMASMAESLGLTLPGNAAYPAVDAHRARLARLTGRRIVGMVAEDLRLSKVLTRRAFLNAIRMNGAIGGSTNAVVHLLAIAGRIGVDLTLDDWDSAGRGVPTIVNLMPSGRYLMEDFCYAGGIPAVMKEVSDLLDLDVPTVTGATLGDNIRPAENFDPDVIRPRDRALVRDGGIAVLRGNLAASGAILKPSAASPELMRHRGRAVVFESIEHYKATVDDPALDIDETCVMVLKNCGPKGYPGMAEVGNMALPKKLLERGVRDMVRISDARMSGTAYGTVVLHCAPEAAVGGTLALVRTGDIIDLDVDARRLHLDVPEDELARRAAAWTPPEPAVRGGYQSLYVERVMQADRGADLDFLVGCRGHAVPRESH; the protein is encoded by the coding sequence ATGGCCCGAAAGCTCCCCAGACCCCTGAGGTCGCAGGCCTGGTTCGGCGGCGACACGAAGGACGGCTTCATCCATAGGAGCTGGATGAAGAACGGCGGACTTCCGGACGACGCCTTCGACGGCCGCCCGGTGATCGGCATCTGCAACACCTTCTCCGAATTTACGCCGTGCAACGCGCATTTCCGCGGCTTGGCGGAGCAGATCAAGCTGGGCGTGCTGGAGGCGGGCGGGCTGCCGCTGGAATTTCCGGTCTTTTCCTGCGGCGAATCCAACCTGCGACCGACGGCCATGCTGTTCCGGAACCTGGCGTCGATGGATGTCGAGGAGGCGATCCGCGGCAATCCGATGGACGGGGTGGTCCTGATGGCCGGCTGCGACAAGACCACGCCGTCGCTGCTGATGGGAGCGGCGAGCTGCGATCTGCCGTCGATCGTCATTTCCGGCGGGCCGATGCTGAACGGCAAGTTCCGCGGGGCGGACATCGGGTCGGGAACCGATGTCTGGAAATTTTCCGAGGATGTCCGGGCCGGGCGCATGCCGCGGGAGCATTTCATGGCCGCCGAGAACGGCATGTCGCGCTCGCCCGGGCACTGCATGACCATGGGAACCGCTTCGACCATGGCCTCCATGGCTGAATCCCTGGGGCTGACCTTGCCCGGCAACGCGGCATATCCGGCCGTCGACGCGCACCGCGCGCGCCTGGCCCGCCTGACCGGCCGGCGCATCGTGGGTATGGTCGCCGAAGACCTGCGCCTGTCGAAGGTGCTGACCCGGCGGGCCTTCCTCAACGCGATCCGGATGAACGGAGCGATCGGCGGCTCCACCAACGCGGTCGTCCACCTGCTGGCGATCGCGGGTCGCATCGGGGTCGACCTGACGCTCGACGATTGGGACAGCGCTGGCCGGGGCGTGCCGACCATCGTCAACCTGATGCCCTCCGGGCGGTACCTGATGGAGGATTTCTGCTATGCCGGCGGCATCCCGGCGGTGATGAAGGAAGTGTCGGACCTGCTGGACCTCGACGTGCCGACGGTGACGGGAGCGACCCTGGGCGACAACATCCGCCCGGCCGAGAATTTCGATCCCGACGTCATCCGGCCGCGCGACAGGGCCCTGGTGCGGGACGGCGGCATCGCCGTGCTGCGCGGCAACCTGGCGGCATCGGGTGCGATCCTGAAACCGTCGGCCGCGTCGCCGGAGCTGATGCGCCATCGCGGCCGGGCCGTCGTCTTCGAGAGCATCGAGCATTACAAGGCGACGGTCGACGACCCCGCCCTCGACATCGACGAGACCTGCGTGATGGTGCTGAAGAATTGCGGGCCTAAGGGCTATCCGGGAATGGCGGAAGTCGGCAACATGGCGCTGCCGAAGAAGCTGCTGGAACGCGGCGTGCGGGACATGGTCCGCATCTCCGACGCGCGCATGTCGGGCACCGCCTACGGCACCGTCGTCCTCCACTGCGCGCCGGAGGCCGCGGTCGGCGGCACGCTGGCCCTGGTGCGGACAGGCGACATCATCGACCTGGACGTGGATGCGCGGCGCCTTCACCTGGACGTGCCGGAGGACGAACTGGCCCGCCGCGCCGCCGCCTGGACTCCGCCCGAACCTGCGGTCCGGGGCGGGTACCAGAGCCTTTACGTGGAGCGGGTGATGCAGGCCGACCGGGGAGCCGACCTGGATTTCCTGGTCGGTTGCCGAGGGCACGCGGTGCCGCGCGAAAGTCATTAA